From a region of the Candidatus Poribacteria bacterium genome:
- a CDS encoding CRTAC1 family protein: MGSGAAFLDYDNDGDLDLYIVNSASLPGFVTDTPPTNVLYRNDGDGGFSDVTTDAGVGHLGYGMGCGTADYDNDGDPDLYVTNFGENVLYRNNGDGTFTDVTVYAGVGDRDRWSSSCAFVDYDQDGNLDLYVVNYLDYDIVEDGKWYDTNGRRIYSNPRVYKGVSDTLYRNSGNGTFVDVTQHAGVYNDTGKGLGVTCGDYDNDGRIDIYIANDTTPNFLYRNMGDGTFMDLGVIAGVAYNEEGVAEGGMGVDFGDYNNDGFLDIFVTNFSRETNTLYRNNSNGIFTDVTYIEHLGDSSFLKLGFGTKFFDADNDGDLDLFVANGHVYSTIESQSDTIEYAQTDQLFLNAGESSFLDVSGECGTYFSVKQIGRGAAFGDYDNDGDTDIFVVNLNQKVGLLRNDGGNENNWLKIRTVGVKSNRDGIGARIEVITRSHTQIREVQAGSSYLSGQDSRLLFGLGAETRAEEVKITWPSGLKQTLAKVKANQFLIITEGLGAQTQQLSR; the protein is encoded by the coding sequence ATGGGGTCCGGTGCGGCTTTCCTCGACTATGATAACGATGGCGACCTCGATCTCTACATTGTTAACAGCGCTTCTCTACCAGGCTTTGTGACGGATACGCCGCCTACCAACGTGCTCTATCGGAACGATGGGGATGGGGGCTTTTCCGATGTTACCACTGACGCGGGAGTTGGGCATCTTGGCTACGGGATGGGGTGTGGCACTGCCGATTATGACAACGATGGCGATCCAGATCTGTACGTCACGAATTTTGGCGAGAATGTGTTATATAGGAACAATGGCGATGGAACTTTTACGGATGTCACGGTATATGCTGGTGTGGGTGACCGCGACAGATGGAGTTCGAGTTGCGCCTTTGTGGATTATGATCAGGACGGTAATTTGGATCTTTATGTTGTCAATTATCTTGATTACGACATTGTTGAAGATGGGAAATGGTATGATACAAATGGGCGGCGGATTTATAGCAATCCACGAGTCTATAAAGGGGTGTCGGACACCCTTTACAGAAACAGTGGAAACGGCACGTTTGTCGATGTGACGCAACACGCGGGTGTTTATAATGATACTGGGAAAGGGCTAGGCGTCACCTGTGGGGACTACGATAATGATGGGCGGATAGACATCTATATCGCCAACGACACAACGCCGAATTTCCTCTACCGTAACATGGGAGATGGGACGTTTATGGATCTCGGTGTTATTGCCGGGGTCGCGTATAACGAGGAGGGAGTCGCGGAAGGCGGAATGGGGGTCGATTTTGGGGACTATAACAATGACGGTTTTCTAGACATCTTCGTAACAAACTTTTCCCGTGAAACCAACACGTTGTACCGCAACAATTCAAACGGTATTTTTACTGATGTCACATATATTGAGCATTTAGGAGACTCAAGTTTCCTGAAGCTAGGATTTGGGACCAAGTTTTTCGATGCCGACAATGATGGGGATCTGGATCTCTTTGTAGCAAACGGGCATGTCTATTCGACGATTGAGTCACAATCCGACACTATCGAATATGCACAAACCGACCAACTTTTTCTTAACGCGGGGGAATCCTCTTTTCTTGATGTCTCTGGGGAGTGTGGTACCTATTTTTCAGTGAAACAGATCGGTCGAGGTGCTGCCTTTGGTGATTATGATAATGATGGCGATACCGACATCTTTGTGGTGAATTTGAACCAGAAAGTGGGGCTACTTCGCAACGACGGAGGCAACGAAAACAACTGGCTAAAAATCCGAACCGTTGGTGTCAAAAGCAACCGAGATGGGATTGGGGCGCGTATTGAAGTAATCACTCGCTCTCATACCCAGATTAGAGAAGTACAAGCGGGTTCCAGCTATCTTTCAGGGCAAGACTCGCGCCTTCTCTTCGGATTGGGTGCCGAAACCAGAGCAGAAGAAGTGAAAATCACGTGGCCAAGTGGCTTAAAGCAAACGCTGGCGAAGGTAAAGGCAAATCAATTTCTTATCATCACTGAGGGGCTGGGTGCACAGACACAGCAGTTGTCAAGATGA
- a CDS encoding tetratricopeptide repeat protein codes for MTKHLTIFCVVFVLIAAVDVQGKEHGTLSPNPIEAEFSPDFVKYYNRGLELIRSENYLGAVEAFKEAIQIDPSREEAYNALGTVYLTDLAQTTEAIEVFQTVIQLVPNHARAHQMLGIAYFRQNAYQEAIRALHRAIELEPTDLDNDYHPYYDLGMVYLKQNKFDDAIRLFEQAIQLNPDHIRAYYSLGTAYIRVGNVKKGLEQIKKYEALKPYANRVSQLETSIQRAPKNPELWYQLGLVHLRYDKFELAIKPLEKSIEHNPNNREVYNTLAACYMRLNHFKKMQQACEAAVRLAPSEANGHNNLGMSYSLQGKYLEAMKSFLTAIQLDAENPKFHQNLGKVYERLGDVEKAAHEFKTVQQLQAGQKHKEKDGKREGNP; via the coding sequence ATGACAAAGCATCTCACTATTTTCTGTGTCGTTTTCGTCCTGATAGCGGCCGTTGATGTCCAAGGGAAAGAACACGGGACCCTAAGTCCCAATCCCATCGAGGCTGAATTCTCACCCGATTTTGTCAAATATTATAACCGTGGTTTAGAGCTTATCAGAAGTGAGAATTACTTGGGCGCTGTTGAAGCGTTCAAGGAGGCCATCCAAATCGACCCGAGTCGTGAAGAAGCTTACAATGCGCTTGGAACCGTTTATTTAACCGATCTTGCCCAAACAACGGAAGCAATTGAAGTATTTCAAACCGTGATCCAATTAGTTCCCAATCATGCCCGTGCACATCAGATGCTCGGTATCGCCTATTTCAGACAAAATGCGTATCAGGAAGCAATACGAGCATTGCACCGCGCCATTGAACTTGAACCCACCGACTTAGATAATGACTATCATCCATATTACGACCTCGGAATGGTTTATCTGAAGCAGAACAAGTTTGACGATGCGATTCGGTTATTTGAACAGGCAATTCAGTTGAATCCAGATCATATCCGTGCATACTACAGTCTGGGTACCGCCTACATCCGAGTAGGGAATGTTAAAAAAGGCCTTGAGCAGATTAAGAAATATGAAGCGCTCAAACCCTACGCGAACCGTGTGTCGCAGCTCGAAACATCTATTCAAAGAGCCCCCAAAAATCCTGAACTCTGGTATCAGCTCGGGCTGGTCCACCTACGATATGATAAGTTTGAACTTGCCATCAAACCTCTGGAAAAATCCATTGAACATAACCCGAACAACAGGGAGGTTTACAATACGCTCGCGGCATGCTATATGAGACTCAACCACTTTAAAAAGATGCAGCAGGCGTGTGAAGCAGCGGTCCGGCTCGCACCTAGCGAGGCGAACGGACATAACAACCTTGGGATGAGCTATTCGCTTCAAGGAAAATATCTCGAAGCGATGAAGTCATTTTTAACGGCGATTCAACTGGATGCGGAGAACCCTAAATTTCATCAAAATCTTGGAAAAGTGTATGAAAGGTTAGGAGATGTGGAAAAAGCCGCTCATGAATTCAAAACAGTTCAGCAACTCCAAGCAGGGCAGAAGCACAAAGAGAAGGATGGCAAAAGGGAAGGAAATCCGTGA
- a CDS encoding LamG domain-containing protein, whose translation MKLFGQFTINCLVVFICIGLLPAVGYGAADWEDVIFYYPMNEGAGGVAKQHPKAPNQFAAKLENGPKWVTDDIPDTQGNKAALEFLIAKEQGLTIFDHPALDLGTGDVTLEAWAKTEIGDENHKMIITTWGENGSGYYLKISQGLLLTRYNDTDRVGPEVKSVTNVADGKWHHMASTRQNRTEVKIYIDGKLDVETNEGAGPGAVDPDANFYIGWQINRPTRFFEGRIDEARIWSRALTGEEILQAMNGGILSVESAGKLPLSWGRIKSSY comes from the coding sequence ATGAAACTCTTCGGACAGTTCACAATCAATTGCTTGGTCGTATTCATTTGTATAGGTCTTCTTCCAGCCGTGGGATATGGTGCTGCTGACTGGGAGGATGTCATATTCTACTACCCCATGAATGAAGGGGCCGGGGGTGTAGCCAAACAACATCCTAAGGCTCCCAACCAGTTTGCTGCAAAGCTGGAAAATGGTCCTAAATGGGTTACAGACGATATACCGGACACGCAAGGAAACAAGGCTGCCCTTGAGTTCCTTATTGCGAAAGAACAGGGGTTGACAATATTTGACCATCCTGCGTTGGATCTGGGGACAGGGGATGTTACCCTTGAAGCTTGGGCGAAAACTGAGATAGGCGACGAAAATCACAAGATGATAATAACTACCTGGGGAGAGAATGGTAGTGGATACTATCTCAAGATAAGTCAGGGTTTGCTCTTAACTCGATATAATGACACCGATAGAGTTGGTCCTGAGGTAAAAAGCGTAACGAACGTCGCTGATGGTAAGTGGCACCATATGGCTTCTACTCGACAAAATAGGACCGAGGTTAAGATATATATTGATGGCAAACTGGATGTCGAAACAAATGAGGGCGCAGGTCCAGGAGCGGTGGACCCCGACGCTAACTTCTACATTGGTTGGCAGATAAATAGACCGACCCGTTTCTTCGAGGGGCGAATCGACGAGGCGCGCATCTGGTCGAGAGCCTTAACAGGTGAGGAAATTTTACAGGCGATGAATGGAGGAATTTTAAGCGTCGAATCCGCGGGTAAACTCCCTCTTAGCTGGGGCCGTATCAAGTCTAGTTATTAA
- a CDS encoding mannonate dehydratase yields the protein MKIGISASTDVQATVERCKRLGVERVFISCASLPGYEENGYPATDHLRELKGRLEDNGLEVPSATYWFAKWPPRPWRDGSTNPDILLNRDRHCIDAMVRMIEILGEVGITSVLHYVDIGKPLDLAQEEACWEGLIDIYRELMSVAEANGVGIGNHSLHRLLQDGVRERAVAEGVKIEDYRRYMTEGWGGPFLVGTWKELRRLINTVLSPSNGVTLCTGMDIPGGDVPSLVEEFADKIHFCQLRDHSDRWPAGREGPLGEGRVDLPAIIAALRDADYQGILHPEHLGQPRYPGEDLEAKAVVYVKSLLASLDNE from the coding sequence ATGAAGATCGGAATAAGTGCCTCAACTGATGTACAAGCGACTGTTGAACGTTGCAAACGACTCGGCGTTGAACGCGTTTTTATCAGTTGTGCTTCCCTACCCGGATATGAGGAAAATGGGTATCCGGCCACAGACCACCTGCGGGAGTTGAAAGGCAGATTGGAAGATAATGGTCTCGAAGTGCCGAGTGCCACCTATTGGTTTGCGAAGTGGCCCCCGCGGCCTTGGCGTGATGGTTCAACAAATCCGGATATCTTGTTGAACCGTGACCGTCATTGCATTGATGCGATGGTGCGGATGATCGAAATTTTGGGAGAGGTTGGCATCACATCGGTGTTGCATTACGTGGACATTGGCAAGCCGTTAGATCTCGCACAAGAAGAAGCGTGTTGGGAGGGTTTGATTGACATCTACCGTGAGCTGATGTCGGTGGCGGAAGCGAACGGTGTTGGCATCGGAAACCACAGTCTTCACCGACTCTTGCAAGATGGTGTGCGTGAACGGGCCGTTGCTGAAGGGGTAAAAATTGAAGATTACAGAAGGTATATGACAGAAGGATGGGGCGGCCCTTTCTTGGTCGGGACTTGGAAGGAGCTGCGTCGATTGATCAATACGGTTCTAAGTCCGTCGAATGGGGTAACGTTGTGTACCGGTATGGATATTCCCGGCGGGGATGTGCCGTCGCTAGTGGAAGAGTTTGCCGATAAGATTCATTTCTGCCAGCTGCGTGACCATTCCGATCGCTGGCCTGCCGGTCGGGAGGGACCCCTCGGCGAGGGACGGGTCGATCTTCCCGCTATAATCGCCGCTTTGAGAGATGCTGACTATCAAGGCATTTTACATCCAGAACACTTGGGGCAACCGAGATATCCGGGTGAGGATTTGGAGGCAAAAGCGGTTGTTTACGTTAAATCTTTACTTGCATCGCTGGACAATGAGTGA
- a CDS encoding MFS transporter — translation MKTVSGRLWRHVNFLKLWSAETISAFGDAISEVALPLVAIITLGAGAREMGILRALDNAPILLFGLFIGVWIDRARRQPLMMVTQLGRGILLATIPVATLAGALRIELLYFISFLGGMLSATFTLATTTLLPSLVPHEDLVDANSKLSVSRSATKIIGPGLTGFLVERITAPFTVAFNGLSFLISGACLVFPRSTESVQIRNQRTQGIWREISVGLRTIFLHPILSAMVIGTTIGSFAGAIHGTVFILYLNHELMINPTWLGIILASAGAGSLLGAAIANLGAQRYGPGPMLIGSTLLMSIGMGIVPLAAEVGMFTIPILILAQASQSIGLTVYSINQISLRQAITPRELLGRVNASRRVLVFGVIPFGAMISGALGETIGLQLTLVIGAVVAFFSFVFHLTSPLRHVIDFRNLSTQ, via the coding sequence GTGAAAACAGTGTCCGGACGCCTCTGGCGTCATGTGAATTTCCTAAAACTCTGGTCGGCTGAGACAATCTCTGCGTTTGGGGACGCTATATCTGAGGTAGCATTACCTCTTGTTGCGATTATAACACTTGGTGCCGGGGCACGCGAAATGGGCATTCTAAGAGCACTCGATAATGCACCGATACTCTTATTCGGGTTGTTTATCGGGGTGTGGATCGATCGAGCCAGACGGCAACCCCTGATGATGGTAACACAGCTTGGTCGGGGCATTCTCTTAGCAACAATCCCAGTAGCGACTCTTGCGGGTGCCCTTAGGATTGAACTGCTCTACTTCATCAGTTTCCTAGGTGGAATGTTGTCAGCTACTTTTACTCTAGCTACCACAACACTCCTACCCTCCCTCGTTCCGCACGAGGATTTAGTCGATGCGAACTCGAAACTTTCGGTCAGTCGATCTGCAACGAAAATCATCGGTCCTGGACTCACAGGATTCTTAGTTGAACGTATTACTGCCCCGTTTACTGTGGCGTTTAATGGACTTTCATTCCTTATTTCTGGTGCCTGCTTGGTGTTCCCCCGCTCAACGGAGTCGGTTCAAATCCGCAACCAACGTACTCAAGGAATTTGGCGTGAAATCAGTGTAGGACTTCGCACAATCTTCCTTCACCCAATCTTATCGGCGATGGTCATTGGAACGACCATTGGCAGCTTTGCTGGGGCGATACATGGAACGGTGTTTATTCTTTACTTGAATCACGAGTTAATGATAAACCCAACTTGGCTTGGCATCATTTTGGCCAGCGCGGGTGCGGGATCTCTTCTCGGTGCAGCCATCGCGAATCTAGGTGCACAGCGTTATGGACCTGGTCCAATGCTTATTGGTAGCACATTGCTTATGAGCATCGGGATGGGAATTGTACCGTTGGCGGCTGAGGTCGGTATGTTCACAATTCCAATATTGATACTGGCACAAGCATCTCAAAGCATTGGACTGACGGTTTATAGTATCAATCAAATTAGTCTCCGGCAGGCGATTACTCCACGCGAATTGCTCGGAAGAGTCAATGCCAGTCGGCGAGTGCTTGTCTTTGGTGTGATCCCATTTGGTGCAATGATCAGTGGAGCCCTAGGTGAAACGATAGGACTGCAACTCACACTCGTTATCGGTGCGGTCGTGGCGTTCTTTTCCTTTGTTTTCCACCTGACGTCACCCTTACGTCATGTCATAGACTTTCGGAATTTGTCCACACAATAA
- a CDS encoding sigma 54-interacting transcriptional regulator, whose translation MRKPISNCPICDGRLEPVKLKCTACEMAMEGRFPISKLGLLPSDQQQFVEAFLVARGNIKEVEKELGISYPTVRKKLDEVIDALGYAPQPKRQEQLEILEAIEHGEMSPQEGIAAMQTLPRSFQPTEYPIMYAAQRKVLTLLHDHKLTVDEAEELLSAMETQQSLTPSISKVELVGTSKWTQQFRVNLQKIAGTQSPVLIQGETGTGKELIARIIHYNSKYASGPFVPFHMAAAAPTLVNSEIFGHEQGAFTGAVSQKKGMLEIANDGTVCLDKIDALPLETQNRLHDFLVNGYFNRVGGTKPIYANVRIIGTTHGDLKQFVDQKRFRSDLYYRLSICVVQSPPLRERLEDLPALVEHFVQQQAELDSKKPPKVSGAAMDLLRKYDWPENVRELYGVISRAVVLCEEDEITPDYLPELSPS comes from the coding sequence ATGCGCAAACCAATCAGTAACTGTCCAATCTGCGACGGGCGGCTTGAACCTGTCAAACTGAAATGCACCGCCTGCGAAATGGCAATGGAGGGGCGTTTCCCAATCTCCAAACTTGGATTACTGCCCTCGGATCAGCAGCAATTCGTCGAAGCATTCCTTGTTGCTAGGGGCAACATCAAGGAGGTCGAAAAAGAACTGGGAATCTCATACCCAACGGTACGAAAGAAGCTGGATGAGGTCATAGACGCGCTGGGGTACGCGCCTCAACCAAAACGGCAGGAACAACTTGAGATCCTTGAAGCAATCGAACACGGAGAGATGTCTCCACAGGAAGGCATCGCAGCCATGCAAACACTGCCCCGCTCATTTCAACCAACCGAATATCCAATCATGTACGCAGCACAACGGAAGGTACTCACGCTGCTTCACGACCACAAACTCACCGTTGATGAAGCTGAAGAACTCTTGAGCGCAATGGAAACGCAGCAGTCACTGACGCCGTCAATTTCAAAGGTTGAATTAGTCGGCACAAGTAAATGGACACAGCAGTTTCGCGTGAACCTCCAGAAGATTGCTGGAACGCAATCACCCGTCCTAATCCAAGGAGAAACGGGGACGGGAAAGGAACTAATTGCCCGGATAATCCACTATAATAGCAAGTATGCAAGTGGTCCCTTTGTCCCTTTTCACATGGCAGCAGCGGCTCCAACGCTTGTTAATAGTGAAATATTTGGTCATGAACAAGGGGCTTTCACAGGGGCGGTTAGCCAGAAAAAAGGAATGCTAGAAATAGCGAATGACGGCACTGTATGCCTCGATAAAATCGATGCACTCCCACTCGAAACCCAAAATCGGTTGCACGATTTTCTGGTAAACGGTTATTTTAATCGTGTCGGCGGGACAAAACCGATTTATGCCAATGTCCGTATTATCGGCACGACCCATGGCGATCTCAAGCAGTTTGTCGATCAAAAGAGGTTCAGATCAGATCTATACTATCGACTGAGTATCTGTGTAGTGCAGTCACCACCGCTCCGAGAGCGCCTTGAAGATCTCCCGGCTCTGGTGGAGCATTTCGTCCAACAACAAGCTGAACTAGATAGCAAGAAACCACCCAAAGTATCTGGTGCAGCGATGGATCTTCTGCGCAAATATGATTGGCCGGAAAATGTGCGAGAACTGTATGGTGTAATATCAAGAGCGGTTGTGCTCTGCGAGGAAGATGAGATTACACCAGATTACCTCCCCGAACTTTCACCTTCATAG